The Pyrus communis chromosome 2, drPyrComm1.1, whole genome shotgun sequence genome includes a window with the following:
- the LOC137726550 gene encoding uncharacterized protein — MAFPYTSTSIVPSELSEQRGANISDSNTNMFQAPTNQPSRGSFDGPVAIFWDIENCPVPSDVRPEDVAGNIRMALQVHPIIKGGVMTFSAYGDFNGFPRRLREGCQRTGVRLIDVPNGRKDAADKAILVDMFLFALDNPPPSSIMLISGDVDFAPALHILGQRGYIVILVIPSGVGVSSALSNAGKFVWDWPSVARGDGFVPSTKVLMHPRGGHTDISGYLMGCHINDNVDIQNEEEAILYQGISQSYYNSRDFSIVSQSLSEFNSSSIMVPCCPTASRSHSLPSGLNEVSAGPTTSGDQNESTWWVQPGDLNGLKGQLVRLLELSGGCMPLMKVPTEYQKVFGRPLYVSEYGAFKLVNLFKKLGDTMAVEGKGNKRFVYLRNCKTGTSAPPLVLLKRDNKKGKGTQEECMDITTGNGSSDEFSEEERVVVEEYDETSQGKTNVRTVGECGIDDPSLENFKYELQEILVSYSCRIFLGCFEEVYQQRYKKTLDYQKFGVNQLEQLFEKVTDVVVLLEEPVGKRKFLAASGGYKN, encoded by the coding sequence ATGGCTTTCCCATATACATCAACATCAATAGTGCCTTCAGAACTGTCAGAGCAAAGAGGAGCAAATATATCAGATTCAAACACAAACATGTTTCAAGCTCCAACAAACCAGCCCAGCCGAGGCTCCTTTGATGGTCCTGTGGCTATCTTTTGGGATATTGAGAACTGCCCTGTCCCTAGTGATGTCCGTCCAGAAGATGTAGCTGGTAATATCAGAATGGCTTTACAGGTGCATCCCATAATTAAAGGAGGAGTTATGACGTTTTCTGCTTATGGGGACTTTAATGGCTTCCCTAGACGACTCCGTGAGGGATGCCAGAGAACTGGTGTTAGACTAATTGATGTTCCAAATGGAAGAAAGGATGCTGCTGACAAAGCTATCCTGGTTGATATGTTCCTGTTTGCCCTTGACAATCCTCCACCTTCTTCCATCATGCTCATCTCCGGGGATGTTGATTTTGCTCCAGCACTTCATATACTTGGGCAACGTGGATATATTGTTATCCTGGTAATTCCATCTGGAGTTGGTGTTTCATCTGCTCTCAGCAATGCTGGTAAGTTTGTGTGGGACTGGCCTAGTGTGGCTCGTGGAGACGGCTTTGTACCTTCTACTAAAGTTTTAATGCATCCTCGTGGGGGTCACACTGATATTTCTGGGTATCTTATGGGTTGCCATATCAATGATAATGTGGATAtccaaaatgaagaagaagctaTCTTGTATCAGGGAATATCACAAAGCTATTACAactcgagagatttttcaatagtCTCACAATCACTGTCTGAATTCAACAGTAGTTCCATAATGGTGCCTTGCTGTCCTACCGCTTCAAGGTCACACAGTCTCCCATCTGGTCTTAATGAAGTTTCTGCTGGGCCTACAACATCTGGTGATCAAAATGAATCTACTTGGTGGGTCCAGCCAGGGGACCTAAATGGTCTGAAGGGACAGCTTGTAAGACTGCTTGAGCTATCGGGAGGTTGCATGCCTCTTATGAAAGTTCCAACCGAGTATCAGAAAGTTTTTGGAAGGCCTCTTTATGTATCAGAGTATGGTGCATTCAAGCTCGTAAATCTGTTCAAGAAGCTGGGTGACACAATGGCTGTAGAGGGAAAAGGGAACAAGAGATTTGTCTACCTCCGGAACTGTAAAACGGGCACAAGTGCACCACCTTTGGTTTTGTTAAAGAGGGATAACAAGAAAGGGAAGGGGACTCAAGAAGAGTGCATGGATATTACTACAGGCAATGGTTCATCAGATGAGTTCTCAGAGGAGGAAAGAGTTGTTGTAGAAGAATACGATGAGACGAGCCAAGGAAAGACCAATGTGAGAACAGTAGGTGAATGTGGAATTGATGATCCTAGTTTGGAGAATTTCAAATATGAGCTGCAAGAGATTCTTGTCAGCTACTCTTGTCGGATTTTCTTGGGTTGCTTTGAGGAGGTCTACCAGCAGAGGTATAAAAAGACGCTGGACTATCAGAAGTTTGGAGTTAATCAGCTAGAGCAACTGTTCGAGAAGGTGACAGATGTGGTGGTGTTGCTTGAAGAGCCAGTTGGCAAGAGGAAGTTCCTGGCTGCAAGTGGTGGCTATAAAAATTAA
- the LOC137725590 gene encoding probable receptor-like protein kinase At1g49730 isoform X2, producing the protein MAAYGPGFLLGFLAFLGMQLFPQIMAVYTFAECPLNLSGSNVTQAASLCSNKEDRGKCCRYINAFIAVSIAHYANVTSNLGVPSNLSDICLHSISQTLVLYGVPRNATAFCGFGTKIPVNYECKGRTTVTQMLQSPKFIDVMANCKVPLSEETKCKKCLNSGIVYLHRLLGTEDNITLSTCRDATFAALASQVDDASAIDMASCFFQIKGLNNILPEPSPSSTPKASPSPFVAASPSQHLLGPPQNETHHSYHLTLVPGIGIAVTAVAVMMLLVLIVLIRKKNRELLDSESIDKKSPKSFHSPRPMRKFQEGPPSMFRKFSYKEIKKATENFNTIIGQGGFGTVYKAHFSDGLVIAVKRMNKVSEQGEHEFCREIVLLARLHHRHLVALRGFCSEKRERFLMYEYMENGSLKDHLYSPNRTPLSWRTRIQIAIDVANALEYLHFYCDPPLCHRDVKSSNILLDDNFVAKVADFGLAQASQDGSICFEPVNTDIRGTPGYMDPEYVVTQELTEKSDVYSYGVLLLELVTARRAIQDNRNLVEWSQKYMESELSLPDLVDPSIQDSFDLDQLQTIASIVRWCTQKEGRDRPSIKQVLRLLYESSDPMHSEFLAAVEDEEYEETEGRGRTSKGKMHRTDMIFHSGDGRYLASSSSTSRSYCSRSFLLENGSPQSPPNILSV; encoded by the exons ATGGCTGCGTACGGACCTGGATTTCTTCTGGGTTTTCTTGCATTTCTGGGAATGCAGCTCTTCCCTCAAATAATGGCAG TATATACTTTTGCAGAATGCCCCTTAAATTTGAGTGGATCAAACGTTACTCAGGCAGCCTCTTTGTGCTCTAATAAAGAAGACAGAGGAAAGTGTTGCCGCTATATAAATGCTTTCATTGCAGTTTCTATTGCTCACTATGCAAATGTGACAAGCAACTTGGGCGTTCCTTCAAATTTATCTGACATATGCCTCCATTCCATATCACAAACCTTAGTACTGTATGGAGTTCCCAGAAATGCAACAGCTTTCTGTGGGTTTGGGACAAAAATTCCAGTAAATTATGAGTGTAAGGGTCGAACAACTGTCACACAAATGCTGCAGTCTCCAAAGTTCATTGATGTCATGGCAAATTGCAAAGTACCACTTTCAGAGGAAACTAAATGCAAGAAGTGTTTAAATTCTGGCATCGTATATCTTCATCGTCTATTAGGAACAGAAGATAATATAACTTTGAGTACCTGCCGTGATGCAACTTTTGCTGCATTGGCAAGCCAAGTTGATGATGCTTCAGCTATTGACATGGCAAGCTGTTTCTTTCAAATCAAGGGGCTCAACAACATCCTACCAG AGCCATCGCCATCCTCCACCCCGAAGGCTTCTCCAAGTCCTTTTGTGGCTGCTAGCCCAAGCCAACACTTGTTGGGTCCACCCCAAAATGAAACACATCATTCCTACCACCTTACATTGGTTCCAGGTATTGGCATTGCAGTAACAGCTGTCGCTGTAATGATGCTTTTAGTCTTGATAGTTCTCATTCGTAAGAAAAACAGAGAGTTACTGGATTCTGAGAGTATAGATAAAAAATCGCCAAAATCATTTCACTCGCCTCGTCCTATGAGGAAATTTCAGGAAG GTCCTCCATCTATGTTTCGGAAATTCAGCTACAAGGAGATAAAGAAGGCGACTGAAAACTTCAACACAATTATTGGACAAGGGGGATTTGGAACTGTGTACAAAGCTCACTTTAGTGATGGTTTAGTGATAGCAGTTAAGCGAATGAACAAAGTGTCAGAGCAGGGAGAACATGAGTTCTGCAGAGAGATAGTGCTTCTAGCTAGATTGCATCATCGTCATCTTGTTGCTCTGAGGGGCTTTTGCAGCGAGAAGCGTGAGAG GTTTCTCATGTATGAATACATGGAAAATGGTAGCTTGAAGGACCATCTTTACT CTCCGAATAGGACTCCTCTAAGTTGGCGGACTAGAATCCAAATTGCCATTGACGTGGCTAACGCTCTG GAGTATCTCCATTTCTATTGTGATCCTCCTCTTTGCCATAGAGATGTTAAGTCCAGCAATATCTTACTGGATGATAATTTTGTTGCCAAG GTTGCAGATTTTGGCCTTGCACAGGCTTCACAAGATGGTTCTATTTGCTTTGAACCAGTAAATACGGATATCCGGGGAACTCCAG GTTATATGGATCCGGAGTACGTGGTTACCCAAGAGCTGACGGAGAAAAGTGATGTATACAGCTACGGTGTGTTACTGTTGGAGCTAGTAACTGCAAGGCGAGCAATACAAGACAACAGGAATTTGGTAGAATGGTCACAAAAGTACATGGAATCTGAATTAAGCTTACCTGATCTGGTGGATCCCAGTATACAAGATTCATTTGATTTGGATCAGCTCCAAACGATTGCGTCTATCGTGAGATGGTGCACCCAGAAAGAAGGCCGCGATAGGCCTTCAATCAAACAGGTGCTTAGGCTTTTGTACGAGAGTTCGGACCCAATGCATAGTGAGTTCCTAGCAGCCGTGGAAGATGAAGAGTACGAAGAGAcggaaggaagaggaaggactAGTAAAGGGAAGATGCATAGGACTGACATGATTTTTCATAGCGGGGATGGGAGGTATCTCGCTTCTTCTTCAAGTACATCCAGGTCTTATTGTAGTAGAAGCTTCTTGCTTGAAAATGGCTCGCCACAATCCCCTCCGAATATTCTCTCCGTTTGA
- the LOC137725590 gene encoding probable receptor-like protein kinase At1g49730 isoform X3, translating into MAAYGPGFLLGFLAFLGMQLFPQIMAECPLNLSGSNVTQAASLCSNKEDRGKCCRYINAFIAVSIAHYANVTSNLGVPSNLSDICLHSISQTLVLYGVPRNATAFCGFGTKIPVNYECKGRTTVTQMLQSPKFIDVMANCKVPLSEETKCKKCLNSGIVYLHRLLGTEDNITLSTCRDATFAALASQVDDASAIDMASCFFQIKGLNNILPVSEPSPSSTPKASPSPFVAASPSQHLLGPPQNETHHSYHLTLVPGIGIAVTAVAVMMLLVLIVLIRKKNRELLDSESIDKKSPKSFHSPRPMRKFQEGPPSMFRKFSYKEIKKATENFNTIIGQGGFGTVYKAHFSDGLVIAVKRMNKVSEQGEHEFCREIVLLARLHHRHLVALRGFCSEKRERFLMYEYMENGSLKDHLYSPNRTPLSWRTRIQIAIDVANALEYLHFYCDPPLCHRDVKSSNILLDDNFVAKVADFGLAQASQDGSICFEPVNTDIRGTPGYMDPEYVVTQELTEKSDVYSYGVLLLELVTARRAIQDNRNLVEWSQKYMESELSLPDLVDPSIQDSFDLDQLQTIASIVRWCTQKEGRDRPSIKQVLRLLYESSDPMHSEFLAAVEDEEYEETEGRGRTSKGKMHRTDMIFHSGDGRYLASSSSTSRSYCSRSFLLENGSPQSPPNILSV; encoded by the exons ATGGCTGCGTACGGACCTGGATTTCTTCTGGGTTTTCTTGCATTTCTGGGAATGCAGCTCTTCCCTCAAATAATGGCAG AATGCCCCTTAAATTTGAGTGGATCAAACGTTACTCAGGCAGCCTCTTTGTGCTCTAATAAAGAAGACAGAGGAAAGTGTTGCCGCTATATAAATGCTTTCATTGCAGTTTCTATTGCTCACTATGCAAATGTGACAAGCAACTTGGGCGTTCCTTCAAATTTATCTGACATATGCCTCCATTCCATATCACAAACCTTAGTACTGTATGGAGTTCCCAGAAATGCAACAGCTTTCTGTGGGTTTGGGACAAAAATTCCAGTAAATTATGAGTGTAAGGGTCGAACAACTGTCACACAAATGCTGCAGTCTCCAAAGTTCATTGATGTCATGGCAAATTGCAAAGTACCACTTTCAGAGGAAACTAAATGCAAGAAGTGTTTAAATTCTGGCATCGTATATCTTCATCGTCTATTAGGAACAGAAGATAATATAACTTTGAGTACCTGCCGTGATGCAACTTTTGCTGCATTGGCAAGCCAAGTTGATGATGCTTCAGCTATTGACATGGCAAGCTGTTTCTTTCAAATCAAGGGGCTCAACAACATCCTACCAG TTTCAGAGCCATCGCCATCCTCCACCCCGAAGGCTTCTCCAAGTCCTTTTGTGGCTGCTAGCCCAAGCCAACACTTGTTGGGTCCACCCCAAAATGAAACACATCATTCCTACCACCTTACATTGGTTCCAGGTATTGGCATTGCAGTAACAGCTGTCGCTGTAATGATGCTTTTAGTCTTGATAGTTCTCATTCGTAAGAAAAACAGAGAGTTACTGGATTCTGAGAGTATAGATAAAAAATCGCCAAAATCATTTCACTCGCCTCGTCCTATGAGGAAATTTCAGGAAG GTCCTCCATCTATGTTTCGGAAATTCAGCTACAAGGAGATAAAGAAGGCGACTGAAAACTTCAACACAATTATTGGACAAGGGGGATTTGGAACTGTGTACAAAGCTCACTTTAGTGATGGTTTAGTGATAGCAGTTAAGCGAATGAACAAAGTGTCAGAGCAGGGAGAACATGAGTTCTGCAGAGAGATAGTGCTTCTAGCTAGATTGCATCATCGTCATCTTGTTGCTCTGAGGGGCTTTTGCAGCGAGAAGCGTGAGAG GTTTCTCATGTATGAATACATGGAAAATGGTAGCTTGAAGGACCATCTTTACT CTCCGAATAGGACTCCTCTAAGTTGGCGGACTAGAATCCAAATTGCCATTGACGTGGCTAACGCTCTG GAGTATCTCCATTTCTATTGTGATCCTCCTCTTTGCCATAGAGATGTTAAGTCCAGCAATATCTTACTGGATGATAATTTTGTTGCCAAG GTTGCAGATTTTGGCCTTGCACAGGCTTCACAAGATGGTTCTATTTGCTTTGAACCAGTAAATACGGATATCCGGGGAACTCCAG GTTATATGGATCCGGAGTACGTGGTTACCCAAGAGCTGACGGAGAAAAGTGATGTATACAGCTACGGTGTGTTACTGTTGGAGCTAGTAACTGCAAGGCGAGCAATACAAGACAACAGGAATTTGGTAGAATGGTCACAAAAGTACATGGAATCTGAATTAAGCTTACCTGATCTGGTGGATCCCAGTATACAAGATTCATTTGATTTGGATCAGCTCCAAACGATTGCGTCTATCGTGAGATGGTGCACCCAGAAAGAAGGCCGCGATAGGCCTTCAATCAAACAGGTGCTTAGGCTTTTGTACGAGAGTTCGGACCCAATGCATAGTGAGTTCCTAGCAGCCGTGGAAGATGAAGAGTACGAAGAGAcggaaggaagaggaaggactAGTAAAGGGAAGATGCATAGGACTGACATGATTTTTCATAGCGGGGATGGGAGGTATCTCGCTTCTTCTTCAAGTACATCCAGGTCTTATTGTAGTAGAAGCTTCTTGCTTGAAAATGGCTCGCCACAATCCCCTCCGAATATTCTCTCCGTTTGA
- the LOC137725590 gene encoding probable receptor-like protein kinase At1g49730 isoform X1, whose product MAAYGPGFLLGFLAFLGMQLFPQIMAVYTFAECPLNLSGSNVTQAASLCSNKEDRGKCCRYINAFIAVSIAHYANVTSNLGVPSNLSDICLHSISQTLVLYGVPRNATAFCGFGTKIPVNYECKGRTTVTQMLQSPKFIDVMANCKVPLSEETKCKKCLNSGIVYLHRLLGTEDNITLSTCRDATFAALASQVDDASAIDMASCFFQIKGLNNILPVSEPSPSSTPKASPSPFVAASPSQHLLGPPQNETHHSYHLTLVPGIGIAVTAVAVMMLLVLIVLIRKKNRELLDSESIDKKSPKSFHSPRPMRKFQEGPPSMFRKFSYKEIKKATENFNTIIGQGGFGTVYKAHFSDGLVIAVKRMNKVSEQGEHEFCREIVLLARLHHRHLVALRGFCSEKRERFLMYEYMENGSLKDHLYSPNRTPLSWRTRIQIAIDVANALEYLHFYCDPPLCHRDVKSSNILLDDNFVAKVADFGLAQASQDGSICFEPVNTDIRGTPGYMDPEYVVTQELTEKSDVYSYGVLLLELVTARRAIQDNRNLVEWSQKYMESELSLPDLVDPSIQDSFDLDQLQTIASIVRWCTQKEGRDRPSIKQVLRLLYESSDPMHSEFLAAVEDEEYEETEGRGRTSKGKMHRTDMIFHSGDGRYLASSSSTSRSYCSRSFLLENGSPQSPPNILSV is encoded by the exons ATGGCTGCGTACGGACCTGGATTTCTTCTGGGTTTTCTTGCATTTCTGGGAATGCAGCTCTTCCCTCAAATAATGGCAG TATATACTTTTGCAGAATGCCCCTTAAATTTGAGTGGATCAAACGTTACTCAGGCAGCCTCTTTGTGCTCTAATAAAGAAGACAGAGGAAAGTGTTGCCGCTATATAAATGCTTTCATTGCAGTTTCTATTGCTCACTATGCAAATGTGACAAGCAACTTGGGCGTTCCTTCAAATTTATCTGACATATGCCTCCATTCCATATCACAAACCTTAGTACTGTATGGAGTTCCCAGAAATGCAACAGCTTTCTGTGGGTTTGGGACAAAAATTCCAGTAAATTATGAGTGTAAGGGTCGAACAACTGTCACACAAATGCTGCAGTCTCCAAAGTTCATTGATGTCATGGCAAATTGCAAAGTACCACTTTCAGAGGAAACTAAATGCAAGAAGTGTTTAAATTCTGGCATCGTATATCTTCATCGTCTATTAGGAACAGAAGATAATATAACTTTGAGTACCTGCCGTGATGCAACTTTTGCTGCATTGGCAAGCCAAGTTGATGATGCTTCAGCTATTGACATGGCAAGCTGTTTCTTTCAAATCAAGGGGCTCAACAACATCCTACCAG TTTCAGAGCCATCGCCATCCTCCACCCCGAAGGCTTCTCCAAGTCCTTTTGTGGCTGCTAGCCCAAGCCAACACTTGTTGGGTCCACCCCAAAATGAAACACATCATTCCTACCACCTTACATTGGTTCCAGGTATTGGCATTGCAGTAACAGCTGTCGCTGTAATGATGCTTTTAGTCTTGATAGTTCTCATTCGTAAGAAAAACAGAGAGTTACTGGATTCTGAGAGTATAGATAAAAAATCGCCAAAATCATTTCACTCGCCTCGTCCTATGAGGAAATTTCAGGAAG GTCCTCCATCTATGTTTCGGAAATTCAGCTACAAGGAGATAAAGAAGGCGACTGAAAACTTCAACACAATTATTGGACAAGGGGGATTTGGAACTGTGTACAAAGCTCACTTTAGTGATGGTTTAGTGATAGCAGTTAAGCGAATGAACAAAGTGTCAGAGCAGGGAGAACATGAGTTCTGCAGAGAGATAGTGCTTCTAGCTAGATTGCATCATCGTCATCTTGTTGCTCTGAGGGGCTTTTGCAGCGAGAAGCGTGAGAG GTTTCTCATGTATGAATACATGGAAAATGGTAGCTTGAAGGACCATCTTTACT CTCCGAATAGGACTCCTCTAAGTTGGCGGACTAGAATCCAAATTGCCATTGACGTGGCTAACGCTCTG GAGTATCTCCATTTCTATTGTGATCCTCCTCTTTGCCATAGAGATGTTAAGTCCAGCAATATCTTACTGGATGATAATTTTGTTGCCAAG GTTGCAGATTTTGGCCTTGCACAGGCTTCACAAGATGGTTCTATTTGCTTTGAACCAGTAAATACGGATATCCGGGGAACTCCAG GTTATATGGATCCGGAGTACGTGGTTACCCAAGAGCTGACGGAGAAAAGTGATGTATACAGCTACGGTGTGTTACTGTTGGAGCTAGTAACTGCAAGGCGAGCAATACAAGACAACAGGAATTTGGTAGAATGGTCACAAAAGTACATGGAATCTGAATTAAGCTTACCTGATCTGGTGGATCCCAGTATACAAGATTCATTTGATTTGGATCAGCTCCAAACGATTGCGTCTATCGTGAGATGGTGCACCCAGAAAGAAGGCCGCGATAGGCCTTCAATCAAACAGGTGCTTAGGCTTTTGTACGAGAGTTCGGACCCAATGCATAGTGAGTTCCTAGCAGCCGTGGAAGATGAAGAGTACGAAGAGAcggaaggaagaggaaggactAGTAAAGGGAAGATGCATAGGACTGACATGATTTTTCATAGCGGGGATGGGAGGTATCTCGCTTCTTCTTCAAGTACATCCAGGTCTTATTGTAGTAGAAGCTTCTTGCTTGAAAATGGCTCGCCACAATCCCCTCCGAATATTCTCTCCGTTTGA
- the LOC137725991 gene encoding thioredoxin M3, chloroplastic, producing MAASTFHCSTSLRSPAIQNPMLSPLLSHSPPNLSFPFRLQQPQRGLIVGLPNVPPRSLKILSVRESKAPAVTGDSWDKSVINSETPVLVEFYASWCGPCRMVHRVIDEIAAEYAGKLKCYVLNTDVDLQVVEDYEIKAVPVVLLFKNGKKCDSVVGTMPKEFYVAAIERVLKS from the exons ATGGCCGCCTCCACGTTCCACTGTTCGACTTCATTACGCTCCCCCGCCATCCAAAACCCAATGCTCTCGCCTCTCCTCTCCCACTCTCCGCCAAATCTCTCATTCCCTTTCCGATTGCAGCAGCCCCAACGGGGACTCATCGTCGGCCTTCCAAATGTTCCTCCTCGCAGCCTCAAGATCCTCTCCGTTCGCGAATCCAAAG CTCCGGCGGTTACTGGAGACTCATGGGACAAATCAGTCATCAACAGTGAGACCCCTGTCCTCGTTGAATTTTATGCGAGCTGGTGTGGGCCGTGTAGGATGGTGCACCGGGTGATTGATGAAATTGCGGCTGAATATGCTGGGAAGCTCAAGTGCTATGTGCTCAACACAGATGTTGATTTGCAGGTTGTTGAGGACTATGAAATTAAGGCTGTGCCTGTAGTTTTgctgttcaagaatgggaagaaATGTGACTCTGTGGTCGGTACCATGCCGAAGGAGTTCTATGTTGCTGCCATTGAGAGGGTTCTGAAGTCCTAA